The Electrophorus electricus isolate fEleEle1 chromosome 15, fEleEle1.pri, whole genome shotgun sequence genome segment ATGTTCCTGTGACTTTGCTAAAATTCATGTTTACAAGCCACAATGCTTCTGGGTGAATGTCCTTTGGACAGGTGAGAGAAAACCAAAGTTTTCTGGCAAGTCACATCACATCAGAAAAGAACGCCATACATACTGTGAAACGTGAAGGAGGCTGGGATATGTATGGGGATATTTTGTTGCGAATGGCACCGGGGGCATTGAACCTGTGCTGGGCACAATGAAATCTCAAGACTATCAAGACATTCTGGAGCCAAACACACTGTACAGTTTTTGAAAGCTCTGTCTCAGCTGCAGGCCACAGGTCctccagcaggacaatgatAATAACAAACAGCTAAAAACACCCAAGAATGTCTAAGAAAACAACACTGGACTATTCTGAAGTGACCTCCGATGGGCCCTGATCCAGCGCCAACCGAACATCTATGGGGAGCGCTGCAACGTGCAGTCTGGAGAAGACACCTTCAAACCCGAGATGGGTGGAGCAGTTCGCTCAGgaagagtgggtgggtggagacaTCTCAGCCAGAGCTACAGAAATCGCGTGTGTGCAGCGATTGCCTCTCAAAGTTACAAACTATTAGCTTAAGGGTGCCATCATTTTTGtccatgttattttcttttttattatttaaaatattctgttgaaccataaatttaaaaaataatatcaaaAATCACATTTGTCCATGTTTGTAATTCATTTAGTGCTAAAAGACAATGATTTGCAACACGCAACTGAACAGACTTccaaatgtgtgcattttttgtGATTTAAGGCATTCCTCAGGCACACCGAGGTAAAGGCATTTAAAATACACGCACCCATTCTCATCCactcccttctctttccatccagtcatCTTAACTTCATTTCTCGTACTCTTCCATGCATCACGAAGGCTTCACAGACATGTTAGTTTGTGTAGTTGCATCGAATTGTTTAAGTGCGTGTTTAAGGGTTTGACTTCATTTCCGGACACAAACACGTCTGTCAGCAGCACGGACTCTAGGGCACGCTTGTCCGAGGTCACAGGTGAGGGTGCAGTGCATGATACTAGCAGGCATGTAGCAAGGTACTGTGGATGGACACTATGAGCTCATTAAATTCAAGCATGTCCTTAAAACCACGCAGAGGGGATGGAAATGAATTTCTTAATGGGTCTTCTAAGGAATGTCCAAACCATGAGGTTTTCATTTCAAGCAACAGCTGTAACTCATGGGGGAACTGAACACTACTACAGGTTAAAAAGAGCAGGACAGGCGAAGGGAGGGAGTCTTtcctaaaattaaataaacaatagtgCACGCCACAAAAAGTGCACACAGTAGCTGGTGCTATATGTTGATGCACAGGTTATATCCGAAGTGCATGGGGACCAAGCATGGGGTTGAAGTTACCTGGTATTTTTAACCTGATTTTTTGCTTCTGGGGCTTtgcaggggaggggagagaatcAGTTTAAATAGTTAGAGCCAGTTTTGCAGGCACAGTTCTTAGCTAGTTTAAAATGATGCTGCACTGTGAATAGAGAttccatattaaaaacattaggCTGTGTTGAGAAAACTGGCCCTTAAAAGTTTTAGATCATCTTCATTTAAGCTTCTAAAGGTCATACTATTTCTAAAAGTTCATGGATGGTCTAAAGAAAAGaagttattttgttaaaatccAATTGATCCAGTTATCTTGTCAGCATGtaagttaaaagttaaaatgggTTATCCTGATTTAAGAATAAGTGCACTGCTTAATTGGGTCTGACATGAAGGAAACTACGGTGAAGCTTGTGAACTCACCTTGTGACCGGAGATCTGCAGACTCTCTCAGGTTCGTCTGTGACCCTCAAGAGGAAGACAAAGGTTTGCATTAGGAATTAgctgagaggaagaaaaagaagccccacccactccactTAATTCACCAATCAATGAAGCTCACACATAAACGCTCGCTGGGTGGTGAAGGGCCACAGTAACACCCTCACAAAAGCAAAGCACACACGTCACCGCTATAGAGCAAACAGCATAccgtggaaaaaaaacagactacAAGCTCCCTAAAAGATGTGAATCTGTGCGTCTTGGGGGTATGCATGAGCGTTTCATTCCACCACAGTATCATGCCAGAACAACAatatgaacaaatgaaaaaaacaatgacCACCATGAAATCAAGTAGTTAAATAAGAACTTCCTACTGACAGCAATCTACATGAATTGGTGGCAGTTTGCTTGCATCTTGATTTTCACAACTAAACAAAATACTCTCCCTTAAAGCATTAGCCAAGTATTAGAGTTCTATATAATCTCAGCTAGATGTCTACATTAATGTAATCTCTAAATGTTGAACAAAACATAGCTGTAGGTTTACTAGATTAATGATCGgacagttcacacacactataactTGACAAGCCCCACACATAGAGCTCTGCGCAAGATGTGTGTCCGCCTGCTGCCATCTGAGGGTTCCAGTGCTCAAAGCAGCATCCTTAATCCTTCACCTGAACAATGACAAAGCAGAAGCCTCTCATGGCCTTTAGAAGTGCTCGTGAAGACGTTCTCCTGCCTCTGTCGTGGCACCTGCAAGCTCTTTGAGTACCGATGCATGCAGATGTGAGTGCCAACCTCTATCAGCCTCGAGCTGTGGGTGAGGTCCCTATGAAGGCAGCACGCTGGTTACACACTCTTGACTGAAAGGGGACAAGGGACATTCTATTTTCCTCTCAAAGTATACCAAACTTATTGTGTAACGACACCAGACAGAAACCATTCATTGGAAGCCTGTCACTGTACGTTTTTAAGCCTCTGGTCTTTCCCAGAAGGAAAAGACCTCTAGCGGGGGGATGACATTAGTTTCATGTCTCAATAGGACTTGTCACAAGGGAGCCATGTGATCAATCATGACATTAACCAGGCCAAGCCCAGAACTGCACCTGTGAGTGGTGAGTGATGGAGAGCACGAATAAACCTGAACTAAGCAGATGGACGCAAGTCACTGTGGAGCAAAGTGCCCCTTGTTAATCACACAGGAGCCATCTACATCAAGCTCAAAGCCATCAGGAACATACTGTCCTGCAAAGTGCAGTGGACAGCGCGACGCATGCATTCCCTGTTGTGATTGCAAGCGCTTTCGATAATGGCCACAAGGGGGAGCCCTGCAACCTTGTTCCAGCAAATGCAAGGACTGGCCAGCAAAGCAACGACGGGCTCCTGGCAGGAAGTGAGAACGGCGGGACAGacagaagaggaaaagaagagatggaaagatggGAAGAAGACTTACTAACTGCTTTCGATCCATGTGGCAGAGGGCAGCCCGAGACGGATTTGTTTGAGCTCTGACGCTTAGTGGGGTCAAGATTGACCCtaggagatggagaggggaaagaaagcaaaaggagagagagggagagagagagagagagagagaggcaggagggtTGACAGAGAAATAAGACACAGCTGGTtgataaagaaaaacaagcgaaaaaaagaaggaaagacaCAGAGCACCCAACCTCGGCCAAGTCTAAGAAGGACAGAGGAACGCAGACCattggggagggggttgttAGCAGCCACTGGTTAATAAAGAAGGAAACTACATGAAGAGTTAACgcagagcaggagacagagaaCGTTCCCTAACGTGGAGGGTGTCTCAATCCAGCTGCCTTTGGAAAGGCAGAAACAGATCGGCTCCAGCAGCTGATCTCTGGCACTGATTACTAGCTCTGAGGTAAGAGCTTTTCAGATATGCTTAATCAAATCCTGAAAGGTTTCTTCCGAGGAATCAAGGGATCACTATAGACTTCATCCACTGACAGGCAACATTTGTCCATGTGATTTCTTAGGTTTGGCATTGTATTTCAATACAATGCCAGAGATTTTTAGCTGTCTTTAATCAGATTCTAGAGATATTTAGCGGTCTCTCATTCAGCCTGGACTATTtccatatatttacatatgctTAAATCAAGTGTTAAATCAAGAGCACAAATTAATTCACTGCATATTCTGTGGCGCACTGCACACAAGTTAACATTTTCCCCAACTGTCTGTCTCAAAACGGTAGGCCAAGGTAAATTCTAAACCTGCTTGTTTGACTTCTTTACATTTCATTCAGCAATGGGTAGCAGGAAACCTGATCACTGATTTGCAGGTCTCGTTGACACAAACGCCTGCATGACTCAGCCTTGAACTATCTGAAATTAACAGTCTTGGACGGTGTACTGATATACGGCTCAAACcggcaaaacatttcagaagaaCATTTCAAGTCCATCAGCTATAGACCGCGCACTTCGAAAGTGTCCCCTCTTTCTGATTGGGACGCCCCGTGCTGTCCCGAGGCCCGCTCTCTCCCGTTACCTGCGCGTCAGCTTGGAGGTGAGTTTGCTGAAGAGGTTGGAGGTGGCCCGACTGCGGGCGTGGGGTAGGGGGCTGGCGTCGTGCGACAGGGTGGGCGAGGCGGGTGGAGCGTGCGTGGGCGTGCGGCGCTCTCGTAGCTGGCCGCCGTGGAAGGTGCTGCGGACCGTGGAGCCTCTGGTCAAGCGGGAACGTTCGGCCGAGGAGGGGGTGGCCACGCCCGCGCCGGTGATGCTGTGCGTGGAGGGCGACGCTGGCGGTAAACGGTGTGAGAGggagctggggagagagagagagaccgacgtTACACGCCGGGCGCAATAACAGGCCTGCAGTGACGGAGGGGAGGATCAGATAGCGGCACAGATGGGGCGGCTCGGGTGAAACGTGAACGCCGCGTGCTGAGTCATTTCTGCTACGAAGGCTCCCTTTCACTCTCCCACTTTCAGTGTTTCAttctttcagtttctctctctacatGGAAATTTCGTGCCGGACCACGAGTGACCCGGGCCCTTCGCAAAAAACGCCTGTAGCTGTACATCCGATCGGCAGAGAGTGAGCAACTGTTATGTTCTAGTGGGTTCTGTGCGAACGTGGACACTCACAACACaagtgagaaagacaaagacagagagtgagagtgagagtgagagtgagagtgagagtgagaggtatTTCTTAATTGGATCTTTGACCGGGACTTTTATTCAGACAGCCTAGCAAATACGCCCCTTTTCCCCCTTTTAACAGAACACTTAACATGCTCAGCTTCTCATCCCgacaaacacacccactcattcGCAAAAACTCCCTCTTCATCACAGTACAAACAATATCTCGATAACACCTTTGAAGTTCAAACCCCTCTATATTAGTCATGTTCTTGTAAAAGCCAAACTCCAAAGTGAGTGTGGATTTCATAAGAGCTAGGATGACGGCAAAATGTTACGGCCAAATCTGCTCCTATTTGTTCCTTCTTGTATTGTACCAACATTTGCCCGCGCAACCAAAAAGAAGCTGCCACTTCATCTTTTCTCTGCAGTTGTAACCTGCTTTAAAAATAGAGCTTTGTGATGTGAAATcttcactttatttttgaaacagCACTTTGTGAAGCAAATTGGCATCTTTAGTCTTGGACGCTCTAAAAAACACACGAACAATGGCCACAAAGACCATAAAACAAACACGCATCACAAACACTTGGACTGATCACAGGTACAAACAAGCCCATGTAAAATCCTCCACTGGAGATCACCAGTCCTCTTGACCTCTTGGTGGCTGTACAGCGTTCTCCAAACTGTTCCCAGCAGCCCCAAGCTTGTGCCTCCACACTGTGCCCACTTTCCCTCTCAGTGATGTCTTATTTCATATCTTCACACAACTTTTGTacaaaaattgtacattttatggATGATCAAGTTATACTGTCCAAGAAGGCCCGAACAAATTGTTCTTCAAATTAGGTATAATCCCAATATAATCCTAATATAATCCCAATCCCCCACTGGGCACTGTGCTTCTATTCCAGTAATCCTGTAGTAAGGAAcactctttctgtgtcttttcaCTCACATGTCAGTAACAATCTTGACATAAGAAACAGCCCAACAAAGAAACTTCCACCTCCAGGTCAACAAGACCCAGTCCAACAACATCCACTACATGCAACAGTCTCTGAAACACATAACATCTGGGCAAGGCCTGGTGCCCGACAGCCCTCAGCATGCAAACAGATCCCTTTAATCAGGGGTTCATCCagcggcaaaaaaaaaaaagtccctttAAGATCAgtatgcaaaaaacaaacaaacaatctcaaAGTTTAAATAGTCCATAATGAAAAAGAGGCAATCTGTTCAGACGTAGTTATCCCGGGTCTCAGAAAAACATAACTACAGCCATCTGAAACCCATCAGTATGAAAAATAAAGCTGACCACACCTCTGTATATCAAATCCACTGGGCCAGTTAAAAATCTCTGAATTAACTTGTTGTGAGATTTCTGGAAATAAACAAGCTTTGACAAGTACTGTCTTTCATGCGCTTTATTCTGCTTTGCAAAGTAAAGGTTCTGTCTCGCATACAGAAGTCTGAGAGAAGAGGAGCGCCAATCAaagcacacgcacagacacacgcccacacccacacccacacacacagttgtttaCGTAGAGAATGAGATAAGACCAGTCTAGGCTGAAGGCTGGCCTCCAGGATTGTAGTCACAGCTGACAAGACACATTTTACAGTTCCCATCTAGTTTCCCTCCCTTAAACTTTTGACCTATCCTTAGCAAATTTGTGCACAACATAGAAAACATACACTTCAATTTTCTCCCAGAAACTGCATGCGGAAGTGCTCGACAAATGCAGCAGACCACAGTATCATTGAGATGATCAGGCTCTTATCAACACCCTCCCTCTAAAAGACATTAGCAGGTGCATCCATTTCAATCTCGCTAAGATACTCAATGTCTTTTCCACCACCACTTTCCACTAACCTGATTCAATCTGGCCAAGGACGTAAAGCCATCCCCAGACTGAGCCCATGTATaccgagagagaaagagaaaaaatgagataaagagagcaagacagagagagagagagtgagtgagtgagtaagcgACAGAGACAAGTGAGACATACACTAAGAGAAGATGCTCTTGGCATGTGTCCTGCTCTGCGCCCTCCAGGGTGCTGGAGTTGGTGCTACACtaaaatctcacacacagcctcgCCAGCAGTCTGGAGCCACTTTGGTTAATGCTCTAAATAAGCCTGCACTGATACAGCAGCCTCatctcacacatccacacacggGCTTGACTCTAAcacagacagtgggagagtCTGACTACACACGCATTTATTTAGactttatatacagtatatattctGCATTCAGAATATTCTGCAGCTCTGTAAGTAATGTTTTGTGGATCGAGTAACAGTAATGAATATAGTGTGTGCTTCCTAAGTACACTTTTTTAGGGAAAACCACAAAGAGATTGTGTCATTATAcaccacagaggaagagagtaCGTTGTTTAGGTCAGTATGAACAGTGCAGTAAGACATGGGGAGTGTGGCTGGTGCACGTTTTCTAGACTAACAGTGCTGGAGAGAAGGTGCTGGTTCAGCTCAGGCAGGCTCACCAGCTGCAACCTGGAGCAGGTTAAACatccaccacccccaccaccccccaaaCCTCCATCAGATCACACGACCAACGCCGTCTGTTACACAACAGAGAGAGGAAATTCATACGAACGAGAGAGGGTggtgggacagacagagagacagagatacagagacagcacacGCAAAAAGAGGATAGGGATAggaagaagggaagagagggggagagagagacagagatacagagacagcacacGCAAAAAGAGGATAGGGATAggaagaagggaagagagggggagagagacagagatacagagacagcacacGCAAAAAGAGGATAGGGATAggaagaagggaagagagggggagagagacagatacagagacagcacacGCAAAAAGAGGATAGGGATAggaagaagggaagagagggggagagagagacagagatacagagacagcacacGCAAAAAGAGGATAGGGATAggaagaagggaagagagggggagagagagatagagatacagagacagcacacGCAAAAAGAGGATAGGGATAggaagaagggaagagagggggagagagagatagagatacagagacagcacacGCAAAAAGAGGATAGGGATAGGAAGAAGgcaagagagggggagagagagatagagggagaaagtTGGAGAGAGCCAGGGCCAGATTCTACTGTGAAACACACGCTGTCTGCCACTGCTGAAACATCTGCCGGGAACATCAAAAACCACATTGATCTAATAAATGGCACCTCTTTACCTACACAGCTGATGATTTCAGAACATACCACACAATACAAGATACTTCTCTAGGTTTTAATGTAGAAAGCATCTAGTCTTAACTGAACAGATGATATCAGGTAACTCTAAAcagaaacacccacccacagacccatgttcacttcacacacacacacacacacacacacacacacacacacagtacctgtTCTCCTTGCCGTTCTGCAGTAAGGAGTGTCTATCCGTGCTGGAGCGGTCGGTGCACACATATGTGTTTCTGCGGGTCATGGCACTTGCTGGGATGTTGTTCtggagaacaaaaacaagataaGCAACAAACACGTAAGGCCACAGGTGAAACGCATTATACAAACACCACGGCCATGGGTGAAATGCATTATACAAACACCATGGCCATGGGTGAAATGCATTATACAAACACCATGGCCATGGGTGAAACATGTTATATAAACACCACGGTCGCAGGTGAAACACATTATATTAATACCATGGCCACAGgtgaaacacatataaacaccaCGGTCACGGGTGaaacacattatataaacaCCATGGCCACGGGTGAAACACAttatacattcacatatacagcatttggcagactctcttatccagagcaacttacaaaagtgctttactCATAGAAACCCCACGACCACGGGCGCATTACTTCCACTCCATCTATTGCCCATCATTCTGCAGTGGATTCTCAGCCCCAGTATGTTGACctacgtgtgcgtgtgctgatGCACCTGAGTCAGATCATTTGCTTGGTTTCCAAAGAAGGCACATGCTGAGACTGTGGGAATACTGCCATAGAAGGCCTGTGTGTGCCCTGATCCTAACTACACTTTAACATACATCCACATCTACATGACCTCTGCTATCTTCACTATCTTTATGTCAATGTTATCTTCACAGCCCTGTGTtacactctgctgtgtttggAGAAAATAACTCCGCCGCCAAGCGTCTGTCTGCACAGGCATCTCGCCCTCACCGCCGTGATGGGAACGTCCTTGCGGCGGTCGGGGATCTCGGCCTTGTTGGGGTTGCTGGCCATGCTGACCATGGGGCTGGAGGGTGGAATGCTCCGGCTACCCACAGTGCTGCAGCTGGACTTGCGTGCTGCCAAACGCTCGTCCTTCAGCTCCGCCTCTCCGGGCCCTGGCCCCGCCCCAGCTGTCGCAGTGGGGCTGCGCTTGGGGTGGGCCGTTGGCACTGCAGGGCCGCCTGCCACATGTCCAGGGGAAGACAGGGAACACAGTCAGACAGCCTGGCAGATTTACTGTGAGGCTGTAAGCTACGGCATGCTGGAAATGCCATTAGTACAGTGGCATTCcgaatatgaatgaatgaaacaaacaaattaaaagttCAGGACCAAGTATTATTTCTTAAATGTCAGCAGAGCTACTCATTATCTATGATCTCAGGCTAAACCAGTTTGCAGTTGTTGAGTCACTGAGGTTATTTCAGAACCGGGGACAGGTGAACTGGAGACTCACAGAAGTCACTGTGCCTCCTCTGGCGGTGGTAGGTGGAAGCACTGCGCTGGGCCTTGCTGTGGGTGGAGGCTGAGGTGGAGCTGGACGAGGAAGTGGAGGAATGTTTACTGGTACCGTTGGTTATAGGACTGGGCCGTACACGCGCCAGGGAAAGACTACTGCTCGACCGGGACTCACTGACATCCTGTGTAGGGGGACAGGCATGGGTGAACCACATctgcgtaaacacacacataattttatatatataaaatatcaatTTCGCATCTCACCTCGCCTTTGCGGCCAAGCAAGAGGTAGGTGGAGGTGATCTCATTGTACTTCTGAGAGGTCAGAGCTTCTCTGATCTCCTCGCGGGTGTAACCCATGCCTACCATGACCTCTGTGGCGGAAcggagagagaatgaacagacACACTTCGTTTATTTAAgagcagaaggaaaaaaatgtagagCAGTAAAAATCAGATCTATCATACTTCTGTTTAGTTCAGTCTCTAGCCAAACACCACGACCTGTCTGTGGAAAAAGTCCAGGAGTATCTGATGTGTTACATCAGGTACAGCTGTGTTAGATCAGGAGCAGAACTCCTCAGGGCAGCAGCTCTGCAGGAGCAGGCTTGGTCACTGGGAGGAGAGACCATCTCACCTATCCGCTCAGAGTCATTGTAGTTCTCCACAGGTTCTACGTGTGGTTTCAGCTCGTCGCCATCGTATCCGACGTTCATCCACTTATCCTTCATGATTTGCTATGGGAGACCCAGACAGACAAGTTAAGATTACCCTGGAAAAGCAGTGTTGCTCACGGCAACGCCGCCCAAGGCCGAGAGTGTGGACTGCGGCAGCGGCAGCTGTAGGCCACAGTGAGCCCTCCCCACCTCTAGGCTGCAGCGTTTGCTGGGGTTGAGCACCAGGAACCTGCGGAGGATGCCCTCGCAGTCAGTGGACATGTAGAATGGCACGCGATACTTCCCCCGCAGGACTCGCTCCCTCAGCTCCTGGCGGAGGACGAAGAGAGAGACCGTTCAGCGCCCTGTCTGACCAGACACGTCTCGGCAAGGGCATTGGGCACCCGGGGACACATGGAACAGCACTGGACCTGCATCACGTTAACACCGCTTACAAATGCCAAGTGGCACATGGAAACCGTGTCCACATACGCCTCAGTAAACATTTCGCAGAGCCTCGAGGAGGAATTCCTTATATAGAAACTACGTCACACAGAGTTGCACGCGCAGTACGGAAGCTCAGTGTTCGAGCCATCTGACCAG includes the following:
- the mark4 gene encoding MAP/microtubule affinity-regulating kinase 4 isoform X7 produces the protein MSSRPAQQPGSDRNSDHHAPLSASRSEKGSAWSSRSLGARCRSSIASCSDEHPHIGNYRLLKTIGKGNFAKVKLARHILTGREVAIKIIDKTQLNPTSLQKLFREVRLMKGLNHPNIVQLFEVIETEKTLYLIMEYASGGEVFDYLVAHGRMKEKEARAKFRQIVSAVHYCHQKSIVHRDLKAENLLLDADSNIKIADFGFSNEFTVGSKLDTFCGSPPYAAPELFQGKKYDGPEVDVWSLGVILYTLVSGSLPFDGQNLKELRERVLRGKYRVPFYMSTDCEGILRRFLVLNPSKRCSLEQIMKDKWMNVGYDGDELKPHVEPVENYNDSERIEVMVGMGYTREEIREALTSQKYNEITSTYLLLGRKGEDVSESRSSSSLSLARVRPSPITNGTSKHSSTSSSSSTSASTHSKAQRSASTYHRQRRHSDFCGPAVPTAHPKRSPTATAGAGPGPGEAELKDERLAARKSSCSTVGSRSIPPSSPMVSMASNPNKAEIPDRRKDVPITANNIPASAMTRRNTYVCTDRSSTDRHSLLQNGKENSSLSHRLPPASPSTHSITGAGVATPSSAERSRLTRGSTVRSTFHGGQLRERRTPTHAPPASPTLSHDASPLPHARSRATSNLFSKLTSKLTRRRT
- the mark4 gene encoding MAP/microtubule affinity-regulating kinase 4 isoform X4, producing the protein MSSRPAQQPGSDRNSDHHAPLSASRSEKGSAWSSRSLGARCRSSIASCSDEHPHIGNYRLLKTIGKGNFAKVKLARHILTGREVAIKIIDKTQLNPTSLQKLFREVRLMKGLNHPNIVQLFEVIETEKTLYLIMEYASGGEVFDYLVAHGRMKEKEARAKFRQIVSAVHYCHQKSIVHRDLKAENLLLDADSNIKIADFGFSNEFTVGSKLDTFCGSPPYAAPELFQGKKYDGPEVDVWSLGVILYTLVSGSLPFDGQNLKELRERVLRGKYRVPFYMSTDCEGILRRFLVLNPSKRCSLEQIMKDKWMNVGYDGDELKPHVEPVENYNDSERIEVMVGMGYTREEIREALTSQKYNEITSTYLLLGRKGEDVSESRSSSSLSLARVRPSPITNGTSKHSSTSSSSSTSASTHSKAQRSASTYHRQRRHSDFCGPAVPTAHPKRSPTATAGAGPGPGEAELKDERLAARKSSCSTVGSRSIPPSSPMVSMASNPNKAEIPDRRKDVPITANNIPASAMTRRNTYVCTDRSSTDRHSLLQNGKENSSLSHRLPPASPSTHSITGAGVATPSSAERSRLTRGSTVRSTFHGGQLRERRTPTHAPPASPTLSHDASPLPHARSRATSNLFSKLTSKLTRRVNLDPTKRQSSNKSVSGCPLPHGSKAVRSQTNLRESADLRSQVAIYLGIKKRQSPGPPDVAGM